One part of the Littorina saxatilis isolate snail1 unplaced genomic scaffold, US_GU_Lsax_2.0 scaffold_1724, whole genome shotgun sequence genome encodes these proteins:
- the LOC138957117 gene encoding low-density lipoprotein receptor-related protein 5-like: MILLAGCDHNYTALSGTIQPPDVPSWYSGGIACTYVITAPKGYRITLNVTFMSSYSSYACLEVRDGGDESAPMFNTFCTYYGLPYEQRSFGNKLWVRYTKRFSWDPWYYSANTRTSNGSIATYTSEKTDDYFLLVAASPRSYYSSSSSSSSHAIYRVDPDTAAYYRIPMNRTLYNPMAIDYDPVEEKIYWTEKGTIVNRIRSSSLNGRNIATILSANTVNAEAVLDGIAVDPLSRLMFYTDAGNKEIVMLTMSSPRKRKIVASSGVDKPRAVVLDPTNGVVYWTDWGTPAKIERANYDGSERTTVINSNLNYTNGLAIDVPHNKLYWVDAGTDLVESSNLDGNGRTVLYEGLSYRNFFGLALFQNSLYITDQGYRRYDSYSYYSRMNYLLELPLGRNDLNVSQILSMSQTLNDIHAYHEKTLASGK, translated from the exons ATGATTTTACTTGCAGGTTGTGACCATAACTATACAGCACTCAGTGGCACCATTCAGCCACCAGACGTCCCTAGTTGGTACAGCGGTGGCATCGCCTGCACTTACGTCATTACGGCGCCAAAGGGTTACCGCATCACGCTCAATGTTACCTTCATGAGTTCATACTCCTCATATGCATGCTTGGAG GTTCGTGATGGAGGTGATGAATCTGCTCCAATGTTCAACACATTCTGCACTTACTACGGTTTACCGTATGAACAACGGTCGTTTGGAAATAAGCTGTGGGTCAGGTATACGAAGAGATTTTCCTGGGACCCTTGGTACTACTCCGCGAACACCCGCACCAGCAATGGATCCATTGCCACTTATACATCAG AGAAGACAGATGACTACTTCTTGCTCGTAGCTGCCAGCCCGAGGTCATATTACTCCTCGTCCTCCTCGTCCTCAAGTCACGCCATATATCGCGTTGACCCCGATACCGCCGCTTACTACCGTATCCCAATGAACCGTACGCTGTACAACCCCATGGCAATAGACTATGATCCTGTGGAAGAAAAGATCTACTGGACGGAAAAAGGGACTATTGTGAACCGCATTCGATCCTCTTCCCTCAACGGACGGAACATTGCGACCATCCTCAGTGCAAATACAG TTAATGCGGAGGCAGTGCTTGACGGCATAGCAGTGGACCCTCTGTCGCGACTCATGTTTTACACTGACGCCGGGAACAAAGAGATCGTCATGCTGACCATGTCCAGTCCTCGCAAACGCAAAATTGTGGCCTCGTCCGGGGTCGACAAACCGCGTGCTGTAGTGCTGGACCCAACCAACGG TGTCGTGTACTGGACAGACTGGGGCACTCCGGCCAAGATTGAGCGAGCAAACTATGACGGCAGTGAGAGAACAACGGTGATCAACTCGAACTTGAACTACACTAATGGACTGGCAATTGACGTTCCAC ACAACAAGCTTTACTGGGTTGATGCTGGCACGGATCTAGTGGAGTCTTCGAATCTCGACGGCAACGGCAGAACTGTCCTTTACGAAGGGTTATCCTACCGCAATTTCTTTGGCCTGGCTCTTTTCCAGAATTCACTGTACATTACAGATCAGGGATATCGGAG GTACGATTCCTACTCCTACTATTCCCGTATGAACTATTTGCTGGAGCTACCCCTAGGTAGGAACGACCTAAACGTGTCTCAGATCTTGTCCATGAGTCAAACACTTAACGATATCCACGCCTACCACGAGAAAACGCTTGCGAGTGGTAAGTAA